In one window of Pseudoalteromonas espejiana DSM 9414 DNA:
- the def gene encoding peptide deformylase, with product MARLEVLRFPDERLRTVAKEVAQVDDNVRQIVKDMLETMYDENGIGLAATQVDIHQRIVVIDVSEERDEPLVLINPQIIKKDGSTISEEGCLSVPNSYAKVDRAETVTVAALNENGEEFVLDADELLAICIQHELDHLQGKLFIDYLSPLKRQRIRKKLEKEAKFAAQ from the coding sequence ATGGCTAGGTTAGAAGTTTTAAGATTCCCAGATGAACGTTTACGTACAGTAGCAAAGGAAGTTGCACAAGTTGATGACAACGTTCGCCAAATTGTAAAAGACATGCTAGAGACAATGTACGACGAAAACGGCATTGGGCTAGCTGCTACACAAGTTGATATTCATCAACGTATTGTGGTGATCGACGTATCAGAAGAACGCGACGAACCACTGGTTTTAATTAACCCACAAATTATCAAAAAAGATGGCTCTACCATTAGCGAAGAAGGCTGTTTATCAGTACCTAACTCGTACGCAAAAGTAGACCGCGCTGAAACCGTAACCGTTGCTGCACTTAACGAAAACGGTGAAGAGTTTGTATTAGATGCAGATGAGCTTTTAGCTATTTGTATTCAACATGAGTTAGATCACTTACAAGGTAAGCTATTTATTGATTACTTATCGCCGTTAAAGCGTCAACGTATTCGCAAAAAGCTTGAAAAAGAAGCTAAATTTGCAGCACAGTAA
- the fmt gene encoding methionyl-tRNA formyltransferase has product MTKPLRIIFAGTPDFAARHLQALINSEHQIVGVYSQPDRPAGRGKKLKASEVKALALEHDLPVFQPQSLKNEDALTELKSLNADIMIVVAYGLILPKAILDAPRLGCLNVHGSILPRWRGAAPIQRAIWAGDEQTGVTIMQMDEGLDTGDMLHISRCPINADETSASLYTKLAELGPDALIETVNTLANGELTAEPQNDELANYAKKLSKDEANIDWNMDAAQIERNIRAFNPWPVCFTQMGEHTVKIYQANVIEQAGNAGEVLSSDKNGIVVACGTHALCITQLQPQGKKPMAINDFLNGRSDWVTPGTVLGENNE; this is encoded by the coding sequence GTGACAAAACCACTACGCATTATATTTGCCGGTACGCCGGACTTTGCCGCTCGCCATTTACAAGCACTCATAAATAGCGAGCATCAAATTGTTGGTGTTTACAGCCAACCCGATCGCCCTGCTGGGCGCGGTAAAAAATTAAAAGCCAGTGAAGTTAAAGCGCTTGCGCTTGAACACGACTTACCGGTTTTTCAACCGCAATCATTAAAAAATGAAGACGCCCTAACAGAGCTTAAAAGCTTAAATGCCGACATTATGATTGTAGTGGCTTATGGCTTAATTTTACCAAAAGCTATTTTAGATGCGCCTCGTTTAGGCTGCTTAAATGTCCATGGCTCTATTTTGCCTCGCTGGCGTGGTGCTGCACCTATTCAGCGCGCAATTTGGGCAGGCGATGAGCAAACTGGCGTAACCATAATGCAAATGGACGAAGGGCTAGATACCGGCGATATGCTACATATTAGCCGCTGCCCTATTAATGCCGACGAAACCAGCGCCAGCTTGTACACTAAACTGGCAGAGCTAGGCCCTGATGCGCTTATCGAAACCGTTAATACGTTAGCCAATGGCGAGCTAACAGCTGAGCCTCAAAATGATGAGCTGGCTAATTACGCTAAAAAGCTCTCTAAAGATGAAGCCAACATTGATTGGAATATGGATGCAGCGCAAATTGAGCGTAACATTCGTGCCTTTAATCCATGGCCCGTTTGCTTTACTCAAATGGGCGAGCACACTGTAAAAATTTACCAAGCTAACGTTATTGAGCAAGCAGGCAATGCCGGAGAAGTTTTATCAAGCGATAAAAACGGCATTGTAGTGGCATGTGGTACACACGCATTGTGTATTACACAGCTGCAACCACAAGGCAAAAAACCAATGGCAATTAACGACTTTTTAAATGGTCGTAGTGACTGGGTAACACCTGGCACCGTATTAGGCGAAAACAATGAGTAA
- the rsmB gene encoding 16S rRNA (cytosine(967)-C(5))-methyltransferase RsmB — protein MSNVPNVRALAAETLYNVVDKGASLNQELPFASQGLPPKDKALLQQICYGVLRYLPSLENYCQHLVEQPLKGKRRIFQFLLYVGIYQLQHMRVPPHAAISETVNALGQMRALGLKGLINAILRSFQRQQSELEEKAKQIPVCLYNHPNWFIKQVQAAYPDNWEALLEENQQQAPMWLRVNQAQYSTQEYSEMLTANDIEHTLNPEFADGIKLAKPRDVFSLPEFDVGACSVQDAAAQLAARFLAPKADEYILDACAAPGGKTCHILELADAEVLALDSDATRLERVKQNLTRIGLGADLQCADASQPHTWWDEQQFDRILLDVPCSATGVIRRHPDIKWLRRASDIEDLAKLQSDILNSIWPLLKPGGTMIYATCSVLPQENQQQVANFLANNDDVEHIPLHDNDTQANPGLQLLPGESDGFYYAKLVKKA, from the coding sequence ATGAGTAATGTTCCAAATGTACGCGCGCTAGCCGCTGAAACTTTATATAACGTGGTTGATAAAGGCGCTTCGCTTAATCAAGAGCTCCCCTTTGCAAGCCAAGGTTTACCACCAAAAGATAAAGCCCTGTTGCAGCAAATTTGTTATGGCGTATTACGCTACCTACCAAGCCTTGAAAACTATTGCCAACATTTAGTGGAACAACCGCTTAAAGGTAAACGCCGTATTTTTCAGTTTTTGTTGTACGTAGGTATTTACCAGCTACAGCACATGCGCGTACCTCCGCATGCCGCAATTTCTGAAACAGTAAATGCACTAGGTCAAATGCGCGCCCTGGGCTTAAAAGGCTTAATAAACGCTATTTTACGTAGCTTTCAGCGCCAACAAAGCGAACTTGAAGAAAAAGCTAAGCAAATACCAGTGTGTTTATACAACCACCCAAATTGGTTTATTAAACAGGTGCAAGCTGCCTACCCAGACAACTGGGAAGCACTGCTTGAAGAAAACCAGCAACAAGCCCCAATGTGGTTACGTGTAAATCAAGCTCAATACAGTACGCAAGAATACAGCGAAATGTTAACGGCTAACGATATTGAACACACTTTAAACCCAGAGTTTGCTGACGGTATTAAACTTGCCAAGCCGCGTGATGTATTTTCGTTACCTGAGTTTGATGTAGGTGCGTGTTCGGTGCAAGATGCCGCAGCGCAACTAGCTGCACGCTTTTTAGCACCTAAAGCCGATGAATACATTTTAGATGCTTGTGCCGCACCTGGCGGAAAAACCTGTCATATACTTGAACTTGCCGATGCCGAGGTTTTAGCCCTTGATAGCGATGCCACTCGCCTAGAACGTGTTAAGCAAAACTTAACCCGCATAGGTTTAGGTGCAGACCTACAATGCGCAGATGCATCACAACCACATACATGGTGGGATGAGCAGCAATTTGACCGTATTTTGTTAGATGTGCCGTGTTCAGCAACTGGTGTTATACGCCGCCACCCTGATATTAAATGGTTACGCCGAGCATCAGACATTGAAGATTTAGCTAAGTTACAAAGCGATATACTCAATAGCATTTGGCCGCTACTTAAACCAGGCGGCACCATGATATACGCAACCTGTTCGGTACTTCCGCAAGAAAACCAACAGCAAGTGGCTAACTTTTTAGCTAATAACGACGATGTTGAGCATATTCCATTGCACGATAACGACACCCAAGCAAACCCTGGCTTGCAATTACTACCAGGCGAAAGCGACGGATTTTATTACGCTAAGCTAGTTAAAAAAGCTTAA